The following coding sequences are from one uncultured Bacteroides sp. window:
- a CDS encoding agmatine deiminase family protein, which produces MGIIVSLPGGGGGGTDLQLNFGKQIEVRDSFLPPEWYPQSGIQLTWPHEETDWAYMLDEVRECFINIANEITKREKLLIVAPEPEDVKKQLEGKINIDNVIFMQSETNDTWARDHGAITMMDGNSPALLDFTFNGWGLKFASDQDNLITRRGIKQSLLKGRYENRLGFVLEGGSIESDGIGTVLTTSECLLSPNRNGQKNQVEIEEYLRSVLHLERVLWLDYGYLAGDDTDSHIDTLARFCSSKVIAYVKCTDESDVHYEALSKMEEQLKTFKTIAGKPYQLLALPMADKIVVDGERLPATYANFLIMNGAVLCPTYAQPENDQKAIEVLKEAFPDREIIGVDCRALIKQHGSLHCVTMQYPIGVL; this is translated from the coding sequence ATGGGAATAATAGTTTCGCTCCCGGGGGGAGGTGGAGGAGGTACTGATTTACAACTTAATTTTGGAAAACAGATAGAGGTCAGAGATTCGTTTCTTCCTCCTGAATGGTATCCTCAAAGTGGAATCCAACTAACTTGGCCACATGAAGAAACCGATTGGGCTTATATGCTTGATGAAGTACGAGAATGCTTCATTAATATTGCAAATGAAATAACCAAACGGGAGAAATTGTTAATTGTTGCTCCTGAACCTGAAGACGTAAAAAAACAGCTTGAGGGAAAGATAAACATTGATAATGTGATTTTTATGCAGAGTGAAACCAATGACACTTGGGCTAGAGATCATGGAGCTATAACAATGATGGATGGTAACTCCCCTGCTCTACTAGATTTTACTTTTAATGGCTGGGGACTCAAATTTGCTTCTGACCAAGACAACTTAATTACTCGCCGGGGAATCAAACAGTCGTTATTAAAAGGACGTTATGAGAATCGTTTAGGCTTTGTGCTCGAAGGCGGTTCCATTGAGAGCGATGGCATAGGAACGGTACTTACTACTTCAGAATGCTTATTATCTCCCAATCGTAACGGTCAGAAAAATCAAGTAGAGATTGAAGAATATCTCCGTTCTGTACTTCATTTAGAGAGAGTTCTATGGCTCGACTATGGCTACTTAGCTGGTGATGATACAGACAGCCATATAGATACTCTTGCTCGTTTCTGCTCATCTAAAGTAATAGCTTATGTAAAATGCACCGATGAATCTGATGTGCATTATGAAGCATTAAGCAAAATGGAAGAACAGCTTAAAACATTTAAAACAATTGCAGGAAAACCTTATCAGTTATTGGCATTACCTATGGCTGATAAGATAGTTGTTGATGGCGAAAGACTTCCGGCCACATATGCAAATTTCCTTATTATGAATGGTGCTGTTTTGTGCCCTACGTATGCGCAGCCTGAAAATGATCAAAAAGCCATAGAGGTTTTAAAGGAAGCTTTCCCTGATCGTGAAATCATAGGCGTTGATTGTCGTGCATTAATTAAGCAACATGGTTCTTTGCATTGTGTGACGATGCAATACCCCATTGGAGTCCTTTAA